In Anaerobacillus alkaliphilus, one genomic interval encodes:
- a CDS encoding potassium channel family protein, whose protein sequence is MVCLKKQFAVVGLGRFGGSVCRELYKMGHEVLAIDINEERVHNFANYSTHAVVANATDENTLLSLGIRNFEYVIVAIGDNIQASILCTLLLKELKVKHVWVKAQNNYHHKVVEKIGADRIIHPEKDMGIRIAHYLVSEKIIDYIELSPDYSIMELIASKKVANKTIAKLDIRAKYGCTILGIKRGDDVIITPFPDQLILENDILILIGQNNDLRVFEEEGL, encoded by the coding sequence ATGGTATGTTTGAAAAAGCAATTTGCAGTAGTTGGGCTTGGTAGATTTGGTGGAAGTGTTTGTAGAGAACTCTATAAGATGGGGCATGAAGTTTTGGCGATAGATATAAATGAAGAAAGAGTCCATAACTTTGCAAACTACTCCACACATGCTGTCGTAGCCAATGCTACTGACGAAAACACCCTATTATCTTTGGGGATCCGGAATTTTGAGTACGTAATTGTTGCGATAGGGGATAATATTCAAGCAAGTATTCTGTGCACATTACTATTAAAGGAACTTAAAGTAAAGCATGTGTGGGTGAAAGCACAAAATAACTATCATCATAAAGTGGTTGAAAAAATTGGAGCAGATCGTATTATTCACCCTGAAAAAGATATGGGGATAAGAATTGCCCATTATCTAGTTTCGGAAAAGATTATTGATTACATCGAATTATCACCTGATTACAGTATTATGGAGCTCATAGCTTCGAAAAAAGTAGCAAATAAGACAATCGCAAAGTTAGACATACGAGCCAAATACGGCTGTACGATCTTAGGAATTAAAAGAGGTGATGATGTCATTATTACGCCTTTTCCTGACCAGCTAATATTAGAAAATGATATCTTAATTTTAATTGGCCAAAATAA
- a CDS encoding DUF554 domain-containing protein encodes MVLLGTIVNGLAIIIGSLLGTQLRKIPEKVKVTVMQAIALAVIIIGIGMGLKSENFLIVIGSLAVGAVLGEKWDLEDKLNRLGRWLEAKTGAKEEGSFAKGFVTATLIYVVGAMAIVGALDSGLRNDHAVLYTKSMLDGFSAILFTSTLGIGVLFSAFPVMIYQGSIAILATQITQYVPQHIMDAFIVEMTATGGVMILAIGLNILGVTKVRVANLLPAILVVAVIVTVLNVI; translated from the coding sequence ATGGTGTTGTTAGGAACAATTGTAAATGGTTTAGCGATTATTATTGGCTCATTATTAGGTACACAACTTCGGAAAATTCCTGAAAAGGTAAAGGTTACTGTCATGCAAGCAATTGCTTTGGCAGTCATTATCATCGGAATAGGGATGGGGCTGAAAAGTGAAAATTTTTTAATAGTCATTGGTAGTTTAGCAGTTGGAGCAGTTTTAGGTGAAAAGTGGGACTTAGAAGATAAGCTTAATCGACTTGGTAGATGGTTAGAAGCTAAAACAGGAGCGAAAGAGGAAGGTTCATTTGCCAAAGGCTTTGTTACTGCTACACTCATTTATGTGGTTGGAGCAATGGCCATTGTCGGTGCCTTAGATAGTGGGTTGAGGAATGATCATGCAGTATTATACACGAAGTCAATGCTAGATGGTTTTTCAGCTATCTTATTTACTAGTACATTAGGTATTGGTGTCTTATTTTCTGCTTTTCCAGTAATGATATATCAAGGTTCAATAGCAATTCTAGCAACACAGATTACTCAATACGTTCCACAACATATTATGGACGCATTCATTGTAGAAATGACAGCAACTGGTGGGGTAATGATTTTAGCCATTGGTTTAAATATTTTAGGTGTAACAAAAGTAAGAGTAGCTAATTTACTTCCAGCGATTTTGGTAGTTGCAGTAATTGTTACAGTTTTAAATGTCATTTAA
- the rpsF gene encoding 30S ribosomal protein S6, translated as MRKYEIMYIIRPNLEEAATKELIERFNGVLTDNGATIDKADEMGKRRLAYEIEDFREGFYVLLNVTAEPAAIAEFDRLIKINEDVIRLLITKDEE; from the coding sequence ATGCGTAAATATGAAATCATGTACATTATTCGACCAAACCTTGAAGAAGCTGCAACTAAAGAGTTAATCGAACGTTTTAACGGCGTTTTAACTGATAATGGTGCTACTATCGACAAGGCTGATGAAATGGGTAAGCGTCGTTTAGCTTATGAAATTGAAGACTTCCGTGAAGGCTTCTATGTATTACTAAACGTAACAGCTGAGCCAGCTGCAATCGCAGAATTCGATCGTTTAATCAAAATTAACGAAGACGTAATTCGTTTACTTATTACTAAAGACGAAGAATAA
- a CDS encoding DUF951 domain-containing protein, with translation MDNQKQFDLHDVVEMKKPHPCGENRWKIIRLGMDIRIKCLGCEHSVLIPRKEFSRKIKKILVKHIE, from the coding sequence ATGGATAATCAGAAACAATTTGATCTACATGACGTTGTTGAAATGAAGAAACCTCACCCTTGTGGAGAAAATCGTTGGAAAATCATACGATTAGGGATGGATATAAGGATTAAGTGCTTAGGTTGTGAGCATAGTGTGTTAATACCACGTAAAGAGTTTTCAAGAAAGATAAAAAAGATTTTAGTAAAACATATAGAGTAA
- the ssb gene encoding single-stranded DNA-binding protein, with protein sequence MLNRVVLVGRLTRDPELKYTPNGIAVASITLAVNRPFSNQQGNREADFINVVIWRKQAENVANYLRKGSLAGIDGRLQTRNYENNEGKKVFITEVVADTVQFLETKGAGGGNQGGGGEYYNNPNPNSNQGQGGYPNNQNQNQNNYGRSNQSFSDDPFASDGKPIDISDDDLPF encoded by the coding sequence ATGCTTAACCGTGTTGTTTTGGTTGGCCGCCTAACTAGAGATCCTGAACTTAAGTACACACCAAATGGAATTGCTGTGGCGAGTATTACACTTGCTGTAAATAGACCATTTTCAAACCAACAAGGAAATCGTGAAGCGGACTTTATCAATGTAGTGATTTGGCGTAAACAAGCAGAAAATGTTGCTAATTACTTACGTAAAGGAAGCTTAGCGGGAATTGATGGAAGACTGCAAACTCGCAACTATGAAAACAACGAAGGCAAGAAAGTTTTTATAACAGAAGTTGTTGCAGACACTGTACAGTTCCTTGAAACAAAAGGTGCTGGTGGTGGAAATCAGGGTGGTGGAGGAGAGTATTATAATAATCCTAACCCTAACTCAAATCAGGGTCAGGGTGGTTATCCTAATAATCAAAACCAAAACCAAAATAATTATGGCCGTAGTAATCAGTCATTTTCTGATGATCCATTCGCTAGTGATGGCAAGCCAATTGACATCTCAGATGATGATTTACCATTTTAG
- a CDS encoding aminotransferase class V-fold PLP-dependent enzyme, with amino-acid sequence MSIIYFDQAASSFPKPNTVANAVAKAINEYGANPGRGGHQLANRASEVIYETRAKLAKLFGEKDPNNVIFCQNATHALNQGIKGFPLEKGDHVISTSYEHNSVRRPLEYLKQEKGIKVTYLKSDINGHISKEDLIGEILPETKLVVTSHGSNLTGAIFPIEMIGSVCKERGISFLVDASQTAGILPIHMEQMNIDMLAFPGHKGLLGPQGTGVLIVNKSVELSPIFHGGTGSHSEQKDQPSERPNRYESGTLNTPGIAGLSAGVDEVVRIGVENIFEHEWELTQYCLEKMNKIDGVTVFGPDSSKKRLAVIPFVIDGTDIQEITMIFDQHYQVALRGGLHCAPLAHETIGTIEAGTIRASFGIYNTKEEIDQFINMIIEIKEGLVG; translated from the coding sequence ATGTCGATTATCTACTTCGATCAAGCAGCTTCATCATTTCCTAAACCTAATACAGTCGCTAATGCAGTCGCTAAAGCTATAAATGAATATGGAGCAAACCCGGGTCGTGGTGGCCATCAGCTTGCAAATAGAGCTTCAGAAGTTATATATGAGACTAGAGCGAAGCTAGCAAAACTTTTTGGTGAGAAAGACCCGAACAATGTAATCTTTTGTCAAAATGCAACCCACGCTTTAAATCAAGGCATTAAGGGTTTTCCTTTAGAGAAAGGTGACCATGTAATTTCCACCTCTTATGAGCACAATTCAGTAAGAAGACCCTTGGAGTATCTTAAGCAAGAAAAAGGGATTAAGGTAACCTACTTGAAAAGCGATATAAATGGTCATATTTCTAAGGAAGATCTCATAGGAGAGATATTACCAGAGACGAAATTAGTAGTAACTAGTCATGGTTCAAACTTAACAGGGGCTATTTTCCCGATCGAAATGATTGGTTCTGTTTGTAAAGAAAGAGGAATTTCATTTTTAGTAGATGCATCACAGACAGCGGGTATATTGCCAATACATATGGAACAAATGAATATAGATATGCTAGCTTTCCCAGGACATAAGGGATTGCTCGGTCCTCAGGGGACTGGAGTACTGATTGTAAACAAATCAGTTGAGTTAAGTCCGATCTTTCATGGTGGGACAGGTAGTCATTCTGAACAAAAAGATCAACCTTCAGAGCGTCCAAATCGCTATGAAAGTGGTACTCTCAATACACCTGGAATAGCTGGTTTGTCTGCTGGAGTTGATGAAGTTGTTCGCATTGGGGTTGAAAATATCTTTGAGCATGAATGGGAATTGACGCAGTATTGTTTAGAAAAAATGAATAAGATTGATGGTGTGACAGTCTTTGGGCCAGATAGTAGTAAAAAGAGGCTTGCAGTTATTCCTTTTGTCATTGATGGTACTGATATTCAAGAGATTACAATGATATTTGATCAACATTATCAAGTTGCTTTAAGAGGTGGGCTTCATTGTGCGCCACTTGCACATGAAACAATTGGTACAATAGAAGCTGGTACTATTCGAGCAAGTTTCGGTATTTATAATACAAAAGAAGAAATTGATCAGTTTATTAATATGATAATTGAAATAAAAGAAGGTTTAGTTGGATAG
- the yyaC gene encoding spore protease YyaC, translated as MITRNLFRKKQLPFRVHIDEADATVEFSNQLSDLLPKLSTKDIVIVCIGTDRSTGDSLGPLIGSKLESQLNTFHVYGTLEDPIHAVNLEEKLAEIHAKHRNPFIIGVDACLGRSTSVGYISINDGPVKPGAAVNKNLPPVGDIHITGIVNVGGFMEYMVLQNTRLHFVFKMAERIAESVLLTDKQLQKDRQRSLLKPVKPTYFSS; from the coding sequence ATGATTACAAGAAATCTTTTTAGAAAAAAGCAATTACCTTTTCGCGTTCATATTGATGAAGCCGATGCTACAGTTGAATTTTCAAACCAACTTTCAGACCTTCTACCAAAACTATCAACCAAAGATATTGTTATTGTATGCATTGGTACCGATCGCTCTACCGGCGACTCATTAGGACCACTCATAGGTTCAAAACTAGAGAGTCAATTAAACACATTTCACGTATATGGTACGTTAGAAGATCCTATACATGCAGTTAACTTAGAGGAAAAATTAGCTGAAATTCATGCTAAACATAGAAACCCATTTATTATCGGTGTTGATGCATGTCTAGGCCGTTCTACAAGTGTTGGGTATATCTCAATTAATGATGGACCAGTGAAACCAGGAGCTGCTGTGAATAAAAATCTTCCGCCAGTTGGTGACATTCACATTACTGGAATAGTGAATGTAGGTGGTTTTATGGAGTATATGGTTCTCCAAAATACTAGATTACATTTCGTTTTTAAAATGGCTGAGAGGATTGCCGAGAGCGTCCTATTAACAGATAAACAGTTACAGAAAGATAGACAACGATCTCTTCTAAAACCTGTAAAACCCACTTATTTTTCAAGCTAA
- a CDS encoding molybdopterin-dependent oxidoreductase, producing MEVKQISACPLNCWDTCGFTVTVDSDTVTKVEGNKQHPVTKGHICSRGRMLETRTNSSLRITKPLKKVDGHFEKISWEQALDEIAEKLIVTKEVYGTTAVLHSHDYSNNGLLKNLDYRFFNCYGGVTEVVGSLCWGAGIEAQIWDFGNSAAHAPEDIFNSKHVVVWGRNAASTNIHLFANLIEAKKKGIHVTVIDPLHHQTAKLADTFIAVRPGMDGLLAIGIMKVLKTMNALAEDFIRKHTYGYEEFDKYIDNISMDEIVEQTSVTEKIIHELAYQYSNGPTTTYLGLGLQRYANGGHTIRLIDALVAVSGNIGIRGGGANYGHLPVGQSFDVGNLLLESRKKNSRTFTRMNQAEKILSESEPPIKMAFVSRGNPLTQLPDTNRVEEAFASIETVVVIDQFMTDTAELADYILPCSTVFEEEDIYYASMYHSYVNYGPKLVTPKGEAKSDLWIWRELATRLGFGEDFAFSEEEFLRMGLKSLEAKGITLEKIKEEGFVKLPVPDVPWADFTFKTPSGKYEFTTTLPLLEGEEGALSFQYPLESVISSKCKKFPYHLLSKHPARSNHSQNYHLLDDKRVIVEISEKIGLEKELTDGEEVIIWNERGEVTGHVKIMKKAHDDTINIDEGRWKKLGGSVNVLTSSGRSEIGLGGIQYDCLVDIKKSASALGKM from the coding sequence ATGGAAGTGAAACAAATATCAGCCTGTCCCCTCAATTGTTGGGATACATGCGGATTTACGGTAACAGTTGATAGTGATACTGTGACTAAGGTAGAAGGAAACAAACAACACCCAGTAACAAAAGGGCATATTTGTAGTAGGGGAAGAATGCTAGAAACGAGAACAAACTCTTCACTACGAATAACAAAGCCCTTGAAAAAAGTTGACGGTCATTTTGAGAAAATATCATGGGAACAAGCATTAGATGAAATCGCAGAAAAGCTAATAGTTACCAAAGAAGTTTACGGAACAACAGCTGTCTTGCACAGTCACGATTATTCAAACAACGGATTGTTAAAAAACTTAGATTATCGGTTTTTTAATTGTTATGGCGGTGTGACAGAGGTTGTTGGTAGCTTATGTTGGGGTGCTGGAATAGAGGCACAAATCTGGGATTTTGGAAATAGTGCAGCGCATGCACCAGAAGATATTTTTAATAGTAAACATGTGGTTGTCTGGGGTAGAAATGCAGCGAGTACGAATATTCACTTGTTTGCCAATTTAATAGAAGCAAAGAAAAAGGGGATACATGTCACGGTTATTGACCCATTACATCATCAAACAGCAAAGTTAGCTGATACGTTTATTGCAGTTCGACCAGGGATGGACGGATTATTAGCTATCGGCATTATGAAAGTGTTAAAGACAATGAATGCCTTAGCTGAAGACTTCATACGTAAGCATACTTACGGTTATGAAGAGTTTGATAAGTATATAGACAATATTTCTATGGATGAGATTGTCGAGCAAACGTCAGTAACTGAAAAGATAATTCATGAACTCGCCTATCAGTATAGTAATGGACCTACTACCACGTATTTAGGTTTAGGTCTACAAAGATATGCTAATGGGGGCCATACAATCAGACTAATAGACGCTTTGGTTGCCGTAAGCGGAAATATTGGTATTAGAGGTGGAGGAGCAAATTACGGTCATCTCCCGGTTGGTCAATCATTTGATGTAGGCAATTTACTATTAGAGAGTAGAAAGAAAAATAGTAGAACATTTACACGGATGAACCAGGCAGAAAAGATTCTTTCAGAAAGTGAACCACCAATCAAGATGGCATTTGTTTCAAGAGGTAATCCGTTAACACAATTGCCCGACACTAATCGAGTGGAAGAGGCATTTGCTTCGATAGAGACAGTGGTCGTCATAGATCAGTTCATGACAGATACCGCTGAACTGGCTGATTACATTTTACCGTGTTCAACCGTATTTGAAGAAGAAGATATTTATTATGCTTCCATGTACCATAGCTATGTGAATTATGGACCGAAATTAGTCACGCCAAAAGGGGAAGCAAAATCTGATTTATGGATTTGGAGAGAGCTTGCTACACGATTAGGTTTCGGAGAAGATTTTGCCTTTAGTGAAGAGGAATTTCTAAGAATGGGACTAAAATCATTAGAAGCAAAGGGTATTACATTAGAAAAAATAAAAGAAGAAGGCTTTGTTAAGCTTCCCGTCCCAGATGTTCCCTGGGCTGATTTTACTTTTAAAACTCCTAGTGGAAAGTATGAATTTACGACGACGCTACCTTTACTAGAAGGAGAGGAAGGAGCATTATCGTTTCAGTATCCTTTAGAATCGGTAATAAGTTCAAAGTGCAAGAAGTTTCCTTATCACTTATTATCAAAACATCCTGCGAGATCTAATCATTCTCAAAATTATCATTTACTTGATGATAAAAGGGTAATTGTAGAAATATCCGAAAAGATTGGATTGGAAAAAGAGCTTACAGACGGTGAAGAAGTCATCATCTGGAATGAGCGTGGTGAAGTTACAGGGCATGTAAAAATCATGAAAAAAGCCCATGATGATACGATTAATATTGATGAGGGAAGATGGAAAAAGCTCGGTGGATCAGTGAATGTTTTGACATCCTCAGGTAGATCGGAAATTGGCTTAGGTGGCATACAATACGATTGTCTAGTGGATATAAAGAAAAGTGCAAGTGCCCTAGGAAAAATGTGA
- the ychF gene encoding redox-regulated ATPase YchF, which translates to MALTTGIVGLPNVGKSTLFNAITQAGAESANYPFCTIDPNVGIVEVPDPRLTKLTELVQPKKTVPTAFEFTDIAGIVEGASKGEGLGNKFLSHIRQVDAISHVVRCFEDENITHVSGSVNPIRDIEVINLELILADLDSVEKRISRVEKLAKSKDKEAIAELEVLVLLREAFENEKPARSVELNDEQKKIVQGMHLLTMKPVLYVANVNEDGLLVADDNPLVQKVREFAAGENSEVIVVCAKIEEEISELEGEEKAMFLEELGIQESGLDQLIRAAYSLLGLSTYFTAGVQEVRAWTIRKGTKAPQAAGVIHTDFERGFIRAEVVAYDDLVEAGSHAQAKEKGKVRLEGKEYVVADGDVIHFRFNV; encoded by the coding sequence ATGGCTTTAACAACTGGAATTGTTGGTTTACCAAACGTTGGTAAATCAACACTATTTAACGCAATCACTCAAGCAGGAGCAGAATCTGCAAACTATCCGTTCTGTACAATTGACCCTAACGTAGGAATTGTTGAAGTACCAGATCCTCGTTTAACAAAGTTAACAGAACTTGTTCAACCGAAGAAAACAGTACCGACAGCATTTGAGTTTACTGATATTGCTGGGATCGTAGAAGGAGCGAGTAAAGGGGAAGGACTAGGAAACAAATTCTTATCTCACATTCGCCAAGTTGATGCTATCTCCCACGTTGTTCGGTGTTTTGAGGATGAAAACATTACTCACGTTTCAGGCAGTGTTAATCCAATTCGTGATATTGAAGTGATTAACCTAGAGTTAATCCTTGCTGACCTTGATTCTGTAGAGAAGCGTATTAGCCGTGTTGAAAAATTAGCAAAATCAAAAGATAAAGAAGCAATCGCTGAATTAGAAGTACTAGTGTTGCTAAGAGAAGCTTTTGAAAATGAAAAACCGGCAAGAAGTGTAGAACTAAATGATGAGCAAAAGAAAATTGTACAAGGTATGCATCTTTTAACAATGAAACCAGTCCTATATGTAGCAAATGTAAACGAAGATGGGCTATTAGTCGCTGATGATAATCCGTTGGTACAAAAAGTAAGAGAGTTTGCCGCTGGGGAAAATTCAGAAGTAATCGTTGTTTGTGCGAAGATCGAGGAAGAGATTTCTGAACTTGAAGGAGAAGAAAAGGCAATGTTCCTTGAAGAATTAGGGATTCAGGAGTCTGGATTAGATCAATTAATTCGTGCCGCTTACAGTTTATTAGGATTATCAACCTACTTTACAGCTGGAGTGCAAGAGGTTCGTGCTTGGACAATCCGTAAAGGAACAAAAGCACCGCAAGCAGCAGGAGTTATTCATACTGATTTTGAACGCGGTTTTATTCGTGCTGAAGTAGTGGCATATGATGACCTAGTGGAAGCAGGCTCACACGCTCAAGCGAAGGAAAAAGGGAAAGTAAGATTAGAAGGAAAAGAATACGTTGTTGCTGATGGAGATGTAATCCACTTTAGATTTAACGTTTAA
- the noc gene encoding nucleoid occlusion protein produces the protein MKPFSRLFGFNEKSEEIIEEVKTIDEINDNEEVKQLPVKDIVPNRFQPRTVFVDERIDELAQTIRTHGVIQPIVVRERNGKFEIIAGERRWRAVTKLGWEHIPAIVKEFNDAQTASVALIENLQREGLTAIEEAVAYAKLLELHGLTQESLAQRLGKGQSTIANKLRLLQLPEKVQEAILNRVITERHARALLPVKEVELQEKLLAEVIEKGLNVKQTEELVKRILEGPADKKKKPQRKAFSRDMRLAMNTIRQSVDMVVKSGLSIDTDEEDHDDYYQFTIRIPKNK, from the coding sequence ATGAAGCCGTTTTCACGCCTGTTCGGTTTTAATGAAAAGAGCGAAGAAATCATTGAAGAAGTAAAAACAATTGACGAAATTAATGATAACGAAGAAGTAAAGCAACTTCCCGTAAAGGATATAGTTCCAAATCGCTTTCAACCACGTACTGTGTTTGTGGATGAGCGAATTGATGAATTAGCACAAACGATCCGTACACATGGTGTCATTCAACCAATTGTTGTCCGTGAGAGAAATGGGAAATTTGAAATCATTGCTGGAGAGCGCCGTTGGAGAGCTGTTACAAAACTCGGTTGGGAGCACATCCCGGCAATTGTAAAAGAGTTTAACGATGCGCAAACAGCATCCGTAGCATTAATTGAGAATTTACAACGTGAAGGCCTAACAGCTATTGAAGAAGCTGTTGCTTATGCTAAATTACTAGAGTTACACGGCTTAACACAAGAAAGTTTGGCACAACGTCTTGGTAAAGGTCAATCAACGATTGCTAATAAACTTCGATTATTGCAATTACCTGAAAAAGTACAAGAAGCTATATTAAATAGAGTTATTACAGAACGTCATGCAAGAGCTCTATTACCAGTTAAAGAAGTAGAGTTACAAGAAAAGCTTTTAGCTGAAGTAATAGAAAAAGGGTTAAATGTAAAGCAGACAGAGGAGCTTGTAAAAAGAATTTTAGAAGGTCCTGCAGATAAGAAGAAGAAACCACAGAGAAAAGCTTTTTCAAGAGATATGCGTTTAGCGATGAATACAATTCGTCAATCTGTCGATATGGTAGTGAAGAGTGGACTCTCCATAGATACTGATGAAGAAGATCACGACGATTACTATCAATTTACAATCAGAATACCGAAAAACAAATAA
- the rpsR gene encoding 30S ribosomal protein S18, with amino-acid sequence MGGRRGGRGAKRRKVCYFTVNKITKIDYKNVDLLKRFVSERGKILPRRVTGTSAKYQRQLTTAIKRARQIALLPYVSGE; translated from the coding sequence ATGGGAGGACGTCGTGGTGGCCGTGGTGCGAAACGCCGTAAAGTATGTTACTTTACAGTAAACAAAATCACGAAAATCGACTACAAAAATGTTGACCTACTTAAGCGTTTCGTTTCTGAGCGTGGTAAAATTTTACCTCGTCGTGTAACTGGAACTTCTGCTAAGTACCAACGTCAATTAACGACTGCAATTAAACGTGCACGTCAAATCGCTTTATTACCGTACGTAAGCGGGGAATAA
- a CDS encoding ParA family protein, with amino-acid sequence MGKVIAIANQKGGVGKTTTAVNLSACLAHIGKRVLLIDVDPQGNTTSGIGIDKGDVENCIYNILVEDISPKEVIMATAIEGLDIIPSTIQLAGAEIELVPTISREVRLKRALEQVEHNYDYIIIDCPPSLGLLTINSLTASSSVLIPVQCEYYALEGLSQLLNTVRLVQKHLNTNLEIEGVLLTMLDARTNLGIQVIDEVKKYFREKVFATIIPRNVRLSEAPSHGQPIITYDPKSRGAEVYIDLAKEVVANG; translated from the coding sequence ATGGGGAAAGTAATTGCAATTGCAAACCAAAAAGGTGGAGTTGGTAAAACAACCACTGCTGTTAATCTAAGTGCGTGCCTTGCTCATATTGGCAAGAGAGTACTTTTGATTGATGTTGATCCCCAAGGTAATACTACAAGTGGAATTGGTATTGATAAAGGCGATGTTGAGAACTGTATTTATAACATCTTAGTTGAAGATATAAGTCCAAAAGAAGTGATCATGGCAACAGCTATTGAAGGATTAGATATTATTCCTTCTACTATTCAGTTAGCTGGAGCTGAAATTGAACTTGTTCCAACGATTTCAAGGGAAGTTCGATTAAAAAGAGCGCTTGAGCAAGTAGAACACAATTATGATTATATCATCATTGATTGCCCACCTTCTTTAGGGCTACTAACGATTAACTCTTTAACTGCTTCTAGTTCTGTATTAATTCCGGTTCAATGTGAGTATTATGCCCTTGAGGGGTTAAGTCAGCTTTTAAATACAGTAAGATTAGTTCAAAAGCATCTTAATACTAACTTAGAAATTGAGGGAGTGTTATTAACGATGCTAGATGCTAGAACTAATTTGGGTATTCAAGTCATTGATGAAGTGAAAAAATATTTTCGAGAAAAAGTATTTGCTACAATTATACCTAGAAATGTTCGGCTGAGTGAGGCTCCGAGCCACGGTCAACCTATTATTACTTATGATCCTAAATCTAGGGGTGCTGAAGTTTATATAGATTTGGCAAAGGAAGTGGTTGCAAATGGCTAA
- a CDS encoding ParB/RepB/Spo0J family partition protein: MAKGLGKGISALFPDVADDKKEQIQEVPLNELRPNPYQPRKIFSEESITELKESILNHGILQPLLVRKSIKGYEIVVGERRFRAATEAGLKTIPVVVKELTEDKMMEFALIENLQREDLNSIEEAVAYDKLMKHLQVTQEQLAKRLGKSRPHIANHLRLLQLPNEVQALVEKGDLSMGHGRALLGLKNKDKLELLIKKVLDEGLNVRQLEHLIQLLNENVSRETIKKKPEPSVFIKEKEEHLRERFGTAVAIKKNKKRGKIEIQFYSEDDLERILSLLEGQR, from the coding sequence ATGGCTAAAGGCTTAGGTAAGGGAATTTCAGCTTTATTTCCCGATGTTGCTGACGATAAGAAAGAGCAAATTCAAGAAGTTCCTTTAAATGAATTACGACCGAACCCTTATCAGCCAAGAAAGATTTTCTCAGAAGAGTCGATCACCGAACTGAAGGAATCGATCTTAAATCATGGAATCTTACAGCCGTTACTAGTTCGTAAAAGCATTAAGGGGTACGAAATTGTAGTAGGAGAGCGAAGATTTCGTGCGGCAACAGAAGCTGGCTTAAAGACAATTCCTGTTGTCGTTAAAGAATTAACCGAAGATAAAATGATGGAATTTGCCTTAATTGAAAACCTGCAAAGGGAAGACTTAAACTCTATTGAAGAAGCTGTTGCTTATGATAAATTAATGAAGCATTTACAGGTAACTCAAGAGCAGTTAGCAAAACGTTTAGGGAAGAGTCGACCTCACATTGCCAATCATCTTCGTTTGTTACAACTTCCAAATGAAGTACAAGCTCTAGTTGAAAAAGGTGACCTTTCAATGGGTCATGGTAGAGCATTACTTGGTTTGAAAAACAAAGACAAACTGGAACTGTTAATAAAGAAGGTATTAGATGAAGGGTTGAATGTACGTCAATTAGAGCATCTAATTCAGCTATTAAACGAAAATGTTTCACGTGAAACAATTAAGAAAAAACCGGAACCGTCTGTTTTTATTAAAGAAAAAGAAGAGCATTTACGTGAGAGGTTTGGAACTGCAGTTGCCATTAAGAAAAACAAAAAAAGAGGGAAGATTGAGATACAATTTTACTCTGAAGATGATTTAGAACGGATTTTATCTTTATTAGAAGGACAACGTTAA